Proteins found in one Panicum hallii strain FIL2 chromosome 4, PHallii_v3.1, whole genome shotgun sequence genomic segment:
- the LOC112888563 gene encoding probable isoprenylcysteine alpha-carbonyl methylesterase ICMEL1 has translation MKVELAAGTSQTGKAEETPPPSPAAAAAPSAAEDAPLLPDGGVRRRAGCGRFAQRSGSFRREVGRAAAETFLLTRLTLILLRYLGIGYRWIRQFLALCCYTFLLMPGFIQVVYYYFFSSHVHRSVVYGDQPRNRLDLYIPTTTTGLKPVVAFVTGGAWIIGYKGWGALLGRRLAERGIIVACIDYRNFPQGTIGDMVEDASQGISFVCNNIASYGGDPNRVYLVGQSAGAHIAACALLNQAIRECGEGDTSSWSVSQIKAYFGISGGYNLLNLVDHFHRRGLYRSIFLSIMEGEESLQKFSPQVMIKESSARSAVSLLPHIILFHGTSDHSIPSAESQAFADALQQHGAKADLFLYEGKTHTDLFLQDPLRGGRDKMLEEIASVIHSEDPDVSADHHVVPVARRLVPEFMLKLAGRVSPF, from the exons ATGAAGGTGGAGCTTGCAGCGGGCACCTCCCAGACCGGCAAGGCGGAGGAgactccgccgccgtccccggcAGCCGCTGCCGCACCATCCGCGGCGGAGGACGCGCCGCTCCTCCCCGACGGGGGCGTGCGGCGCCGGGCGGGGTGCGGGCGGTTCGCGCAGCGCAGCGGCTCCTTCCGCCGCGAggtcggccgcgccgccgctgagACCTTCCTCCTCACGAGGCTCACCTTGATCCTGCTCCGCTACCTCGG GATAGGCTATAGATGGATCCGGCAGTTTCTAGCCCTCTGCTGTTATACTTTCTTGCTGATGCCAGGTTTTATTCAAG TTGTATATTATTATTTCTTCTCTAGCCATGTTCATAGGAGTGTTGTATATGGTGATCAGCCAAGAAACAG ATTGGACTTGTATATACCCACTACTACGACAGGGTTAAAGCCAGTTGTGGCATTTGTGACTGGTGGAGCATGGATCATAGG GTACAAAGGTTGGGGGGCCCTTTTAGGCAGACGCTTAGCAGAAAGGGGCATCATAGTTGCATGCATTGATTACAG AAACTTTCCTCAAGGGACCATTGGTGACATGGTAGAAGATGCTTCTCAAGGAATCTCTTTTGTCTGCAACAATATAGCAAGTTATGGAGGTGATCCTAACAG GGTTTACCTTGTTGGACAATCAGCTGGTGCACATATTGCTGCGTGTGCCCTCTTAAACCAGGCCATTAGAGAATGCGGTGAAGGAGATACTTCTTCTTGGAGTGTTTCTCAAATAAAAGCTTACTTTGGCATTTCTGGCGG GTACAATCTCCTTAATTTGGTTGATCATTTCCATAGACGTGGCCTTTATCGATCCATCTTTCTCAG TATTATGGAAGGTGAAGAGTCACTGCAGAAATTCTCTCCACAAGTGATGATTAAGGAGTCATCTGCTAGATCTGCAGTTTCTTTGTTGCCCCATATTATCCTTTTCCACGGAACAAGTGACCATTCAATACCATCAGCTGAAAG CCAAGCATTCGCTGATGCTTTACAACAGCATGGTGCAAAAGCAGATCTATTCTTGTATGAAGGAAAGACACATACTGATTTATTCCTTCAG GATCCTCTTCGTGGTGGTAGGGATAAAATGCTTGAAGAGATCGCCAGTGTGATACACAGCGAAGATCCAGACGTATCTGCCGACCACCACGTCGTTCCTGTTGCACGGCGTCTTGTTCCTGAATTCATGTTGAAGCTCGCTGGGAGAGTAAGCCCTTTCTGA
- the LOC112888561 gene encoding mitogen-activated protein kinase 12 translates to MGGGGTIVDGFRRLFHRRNGSTSNSHQSSVAGEGEEGSPDLEVIEDPDLVGLRAIRVPKRKMPLPVESHKKNSVEMEFFTEYGEASQYQIQEVIGKGSYGVVAAAVDTRTGERVAIKKINDVFEHVSDATRILREIKLLRLLRHPDIVEIKHIMLPPSRREFQDIYVVFELMESDLHQVIKANDDLTPEHHQFFLYQLLRALKYIHAANVFHRDLKPKNILANSDCKLKICDFGLARASFNDAPSAIFWTDYVATRWYRAPELCGSFFSKYTPAIDIWSIGCIFAELLTGRPLFPGKNVVHQLDLITDLLGTPSSETLSRIRNEKARRYLSCMRKKHPVPFTQKFRNADPLALRLLERLLAFDPKDRPTAEEALADPYFASLANLEREPSRHPISKLEFEFERRKLAKDDVRELIYREILEYHPQMLEEYMKGGEQISFLYPSGVDRFKRQFAHLEEHYSKGERGSPLQRKHASLPRERVVVSKDGNNEQHIVDQERSADSVARTTVSPPRSEDVGQDGLKSTSLSSRSYLKSASISASKCVVVADKHPEDDEIPEEMEGDVDGLSEKVSRMHS, encoded by the exons ATGGGCGGAGGGGGCACGATCGTCGACGGCTTCCGCCGCTTGTTCCACCGCCGCAACGGCTCCACCTCCAACTCCCACCAGTCGTCCGtcgccggcgagggggaggaAGGCTCGCCCGATCTCGAGGTCATCGAGGACCCGGATCTCGTCGGCCTCCGCGCCATCCGCGTGCCCAAGCGCAAGATGCCGCTGCCCGTCGAGAGCCACAAGAAG AACTCAGTGGAAATGGAGTTCTTCACAGAATATGGAGAGGCAAGCCAGTACCAGATTCAAGAAGTCATTGGTAAAGGGAGTTATGGAGTAGTTGCTGCAGCAGTAGATACCCGCACTGGTGAGAGGGTTGCTATCAAGAAGATCAATGATGTGTTTGAGCATGTCTCGGATGCCACACGCATACTGCGTGAGATCAAGCTCCTTCGGTTGCTTCGTCACCCAGACATAGTTGAGATCAAGCACATCATGCTCCCTCCTTCTAGGAGGGAGTTTCAGGATATCTATGTTGTCTTTGAGCTCATGGAGTCAGATCTCCATCAAGTGATCAAGGCGAATGATGACCTTACCCCTGAGCATCACCAGTTTTTCCTGTACCAACTTCTTCGTGCTCTCAAGTACATACATGCCG CTAACGTATTTCATCGCGATCTAAAGCCCAAGAATATACTGGCTAACTCAGACTGCAAACTGAAAATCTGTGACTTTGGACTTGCCCGTGCATCATTTAATGATGCCCCGTCAGCTATATTTTGGACG GATTATGTGGCAACAAGGTGGTACCGGGCACCTGAATTGTGTGGTTCCTTTTTCTCCAAA TACACTCCTGCAATTGATATTTGGAGTATTGGGTGCATATTTGCTGAACTTCTCACTGGAAGGCCACTGTTTCCTGGAAAGAATGTTGTACACCAATTAGATCTCATCACAGATCTTCTTGGAACTCCATCATCCGAGACCTTATCTCGG ATTCGAAATGAGAAGGCCAGGAGATACTTGAGCTGCATGCGGAAAAAACATCCTGTGCCGTTTACTCAGAAATTTCGAAATGCTGATCCTTTGGCTCTTCGTCTGCTAGAGCGTTTGCTTGCGTTTGATCCTAAAGATCGGCCCACAGCAGAAGAG GCTCTGGCTGATCCATACTTCGCAAGCCTTGCTAATTTGGAACGTGAGCCCTCAAGACACCCAATTTCAAAACTTGAATTCGAATTTGAAAGAAGGAAGCTGGCAAAAGATGATGTTAGAGAGTTGATCTATCGAGAG ATTTTGGAGTATCATCCACAGATGCTGGAGGAGTACATGAAAGGTGGAGAACAGATTAGCTTCCTCTATCCAAG TGGAGTTGACCGCTTCAAACGGCAGTTTGCACACCTTGAGGAGCATTACAGCAAAGGAGAAAGAGGTTCTCCACTGCAGAGAAAGCATGCTTCTTTACCAAG GGAAAGAGTGGTTGTGTCGAAGGATGGCAATAATGAACAACATATTGTTGATCAGGAGAGAAGTGCAGATTCTGTTGCCCGCACTACTGTGAGCCCTCCAAGGTCAGAAGATGTTGGCCAGGATGGCTTGAAATCCACAAGCTTAAGCTCCCGAAGCTACCTGAAGAGTGCAAGCATTAGTGCTTCCAAGTGTGTTGTTGTCGCAGATAAACACCCAGAG GATGATGAAATCCCTGAGGAAATGGAAGGTGATGTCGATGGATTGTCTGAAAAGGTCTCTAGGATGCACTCCTAG